The proteins below are encoded in one region of Streptomyces sp. NBC_00490:
- a CDS encoding ABC transporter ATP-binding protein, with product MTRAISLHDVSKSYTRGARVVDRMSLDIEPGEFLVLLGPSGCGKSTVLRMIAGLEEIDEGHLLLDGEFANDLPPSGRNMAMVFQNFALYPSMTSRDNIGFPLRFEAPGADPRPRVDATARMLGIEELLDRFPAQLSGGERQRVAMGRAIARHPSVFLMDEPLSNLDAKLRNHLRAEISALTRQLGVTTIYVTHDQSEAMSLGDRVAVMRGGVLQQVGTPRSVYALPRNVFVAAFIGTPRINLLRGLVRAPLGGAMTISLGKQFLRLPEPLSLDHQLLRVQQGREVIVGLRSEAVRIAKPSAARPGEVALTGLVEHVEFQGHEVLVHFNTGSSPAVVPDLEAPRPVARPTRRRRREGGARVLDRLRERTGALRAGPVVVLDEPRDSAPVTPPDGRLPGDLIVRTTPDIDFRHGMQVPLLVDLAHLFVFDQHGERVCPAPARLPDLEE from the coding sequence ATGACACGCGCCATCTCGTTGCACGACGTGAGCAAGAGCTACACCCGGGGTGCCCGGGTGGTGGACCGGATGTCACTGGACATCGAGCCCGGCGAATTCCTCGTCCTGCTCGGACCCTCCGGCTGCGGCAAGTCCACCGTGCTGAGGATGATCGCGGGCCTCGAGGAGATCGACGAGGGCCACCTGCTGCTGGACGGCGAGTTCGCCAACGACCTGCCGCCGTCCGGCCGGAACATGGCGATGGTCTTCCAGAACTTCGCCCTGTACCCGAGCATGACCAGCCGCGACAACATCGGCTTCCCGCTGCGTTTCGAAGCCCCCGGCGCCGACCCGCGTCCCCGCGTGGACGCCACCGCCCGCATGCTGGGCATCGAGGAGCTCCTGGACCGCTTCCCCGCCCAGCTCTCCGGCGGTGAACGCCAGCGCGTCGCCATGGGCCGGGCCATCGCCCGCCATCCCTCCGTGTTCCTGATGGACGAGCCGCTGTCCAACCTCGACGCGAAACTCCGCAACCATCTGCGCGCCGAGATATCCGCGCTCACCCGCCAGTTGGGCGTCACCACGATCTACGTCACCCACGACCAGTCCGAGGCCATGTCCCTCGGCGACCGGGTCGCCGTCATGCGCGGCGGCGTCCTGCAACAGGTCGGCACCCCGCGCTCGGTGTACGCGCTGCCCCGCAACGTCTTCGTCGCCGCCTTCATCGGCACCCCGCGCATCAACCTCCTGCGCGGCCTGGTGCGCGCCCCGCTCGGCGGCGCGATGACCATCAGCCTCGGCAAGCAGTTCCTGCGGCTGCCCGAACCGCTCTCCCTGGACCACCAGTTGCTCCGGGTGCAGCAGGGCCGGGAGGTCATCGTGGGCCTGCGCTCGGAGGCGGTCCGGATCGCCAAGCCGTCCGCCGCGCGGCCCGGCGAGGTGGCGCTCACCGGTCTCGTGGAGCACGTGGAGTTCCAGGGGCACGAGGTCCTCGTCCACTTCAACACCGGCTCCAGCCCCGCCGTCGTGCCGGACCTGGAGGCTCCGCGCCCCGTCGCCCGCCCCACCCGGCGCCGCCGCCGCGAGGGCGGCGCCCGCGTCCTGGACCGGCTCAGGGAACGCACGGGCGCCCTGCGGGCCGGTCCGGTGGTCGTCCTCGACGAGCCGAGGGACAGCGCCCCCGTGACACCTCCGGACGGCCGCCTCCCCGGCGACCTGATCGTCCGCACCACCCCCGACATCGACTTCCGCCACGGCATGCAGGTCCCCCTGCTCGTCGACCTCGCCCACCTGTTCGTCTTCGACCAGCACGGCGAACGCGTCTGCCCGGCCCCGGCACGGCTGCCGGACCTGGAGGAGTGA
- a CDS encoding class F sortase: protein MARSRRRRPWYRTRAYRLARTVVMTVSLVAGGVWWTQGEESGGAVEAAPPGPPAAAPATVRTDARGAAQRRPLGTGVSVPRSPDVPRRAQDPASRRPDAPPRTAEPAPRRPAVPRRPPPKAAPPSAPAPRPALPRSRATRLAIDFLDVDAPVMNLRLDRERRLPAPPDDDANRVGWYEAGPSPGQQGTAVAVGHLDTDTGPAVFAGLGELRRGRLIEVTRADGRVAVYAVDAIKTYEKDRFPNREVYGNRGRPELRLITCGGNYDRRTGYSGNVVVFAHLVEVRKPPAVAARR, encoded by the coding sequence ATGGCGCGTAGTCGTCGACGCAGGCCCTGGTACCGGACGCGCGCCTACCGCCTGGCGAGAACGGTCGTGATGACCGTCTCGCTGGTGGCGGGCGGCGTCTGGTGGACCCAGGGCGAGGAGTCGGGCGGGGCGGTCGAGGCCGCCCCGCCCGGCCCCCCGGCGGCAGCGCCCGCCACGGTCCGGACCGACGCCCGCGGGGCCGCGCAACGGCGTCCGCTCGGCACCGGGGTGTCGGTCCCGCGAAGTCCGGACGTACCGCGGCGAGCCCAGGACCCGGCCTCGCGTCGCCCGGACGCACCGCCGCGCACCGCGGAGCCGGCCCCGCGCCGCCCCGCCGTGCCGCGGCGGCCCCCGCCGAAGGCCGCACCGCCCTCGGCACCCGCACCGCGGCCCGCCCTGCCGCGCTCCCGCGCGACCCGTCTCGCCATCGACTTCCTCGATGTCGACGCCCCTGTCATGAACCTGCGGCTCGACCGCGAACGGCGGCTGCCCGCACCTCCCGACGACGACGCGAACCGGGTCGGCTGGTACGAGGCCGGCCCGTCCCCCGGACAGCAGGGCACCGCCGTCGCCGTGGGCCACCTCGACACCGACACCGGACCGGCCGTCTTCGCCGGCCTCGGTGAACTGCGGCGCGGCCGCCTGATCGAGGTGACGCGCGCCGACGGACGGGTCGCCGTGTACGCCGTCGACGCCATCAAGACGTACGAGAAGGACCGGTTCCCCAACCGCGAGGTGTACGGCAACCGGGGCCGCCCCGAACTGCGGCTGATCACCTGCGGCGGCAACTACGACCGCAGGACCGGCTACTCGGGCAACGTGGTCGTCTTCGCCCACCTCGTCGAGGTCCGCAAGCCGCCCGCGGTCGCCGCCCGGCGCTGA
- a CDS encoding MFS transporter, which yields MAPGGNRGWLLRLVIAFSFAQGAVSMARPAVSYRALALGADERAIGVIAGVYALLPLFAAVPLGRRTDHGRCAPLLPAGVVLISGGCALSGIANSLWAMAVWSGVMGLGHLCFVIGAQSLVARQSAPHEQDRNFGHFTIGASLGQLVGPVAAGALIGGPDMAGTSALALIVAGAGGAVALTSLWRIEQRDTAAKSRTGHGDRVPVQRILRARGVPAGIFVSLAVLSATDILTAYLPVVGEHRGIAPSVIGLLLSLRAAATIACRLVLTPLLRLLGRALLLTVTCLLAALLCAGIALPVPVRALAVMLAALGFCLGVGQPLSMTTVVQAAPDGARSTALALRLTGNRLGQVAAPATAGLVAGVAGVAAPFVMLGVLLLLSSGVALRSPARPAAEPVAPSRPGVALGRTSDD from the coding sequence ATGGCGCCCGGTGGGAACCGCGGCTGGCTGCTCCGCCTCGTCATCGCCTTCAGCTTCGCGCAGGGGGCGGTGTCGATGGCCCGGCCCGCCGTCTCCTACCGGGCGCTGGCGTTGGGCGCGGACGAGCGGGCGATCGGTGTGATCGCGGGGGTCTACGCCCTGCTCCCGCTGTTCGCCGCGGTCCCCCTGGGGCGCCGTACCGACCACGGCCGGTGCGCGCCCCTGCTGCCGGCCGGCGTGGTCCTGATATCCGGCGGCTGTGCGCTGAGCGGTATCGCGAACTCCCTGTGGGCGATGGCCGTCTGGAGCGGAGTGATGGGCCTCGGCCACCTCTGCTTCGTGATCGGCGCCCAGTCCCTCGTCGCCCGCCAGTCCGCGCCGCACGAACAGGACCGCAACTTCGGCCACTTCACCATCGGCGCCTCCCTCGGCCAACTCGTCGGCCCCGTCGCGGCGGGCGCGCTGATCGGCGGCCCGGACATGGCGGGCACGAGCGCGCTCGCGCTGATCGTGGCGGGGGCCGGTGGCGCGGTCGCGCTCACCTCGCTGTGGCGCATAGAGCAACGCGACACGGCGGCCAAGTCCCGTACGGGACACGGTGATCGCGTCCCCGTCCAGCGCATCCTCCGGGCCCGGGGCGTGCCCGCCGGCATCTTCGTCAGCCTCGCCGTGCTGTCCGCGACCGACATCCTCACCGCCTACCTCCCGGTGGTCGGCGAACACCGCGGTATCGCGCCCTCCGTCATCGGTCTGCTGCTGAGCCTCCGCGCGGCGGCCACGATCGCCTGTCGGCTGGTGCTGACCCCGCTGCTGCGACTGCTGGGCCGCGCGCTCCTGCTCACCGTCACCTGCCTGCTGGCGGCCCTGCTGTGCGCGGGGATCGCCCTGCCGGTGCCGGTGCGGGCGCTCGCCGTGATGCTCGCCGCGCTCGGCTTCTGCCTCGGTGTCGGACAGCCGCTGTCCATGACGACGGTCGTCCAGGCGGCCCCCGACGGCGCCCGCTCCACGGCCCTCGCGCTCCGGCTGACCGGCAACCGCCTGGGCCAGGTCGCCGCCCCCGCCACGGCGGGCCTGGTGGCGGGCGTGGCGGGCGTGGCGGCACCGTTCGTGATGCTGGGCGTGCTCCTGCTGCTCTCCTCGGGCGTGGCGCTGCGCTCACCGGCGAGGCCGGCCGCGGAGCCTGTCGCGCCCTCCCGGCCGGGGGTCGCCTTGGGCCGGACGAGCGATGACTGA
- a CDS encoding CitMHS family transporter, translating to MLTILGFGMIATFLVLIMMKKMSPIAALVLIPALFCVFVGKGAHLGDYVIDGVTSLAPTAAMLMFAIVYFGVMIDVGLFDPIVRGILKFAKADPMRIVVGTAILAAIVSLDGDGSTTFMITVSAMYPLYKRLKMSLVVMTGVAAMANGVMNTLPWGGPTARAATALKLDASDIFVPMIPALLVGLLGVFVLSYFLGLRERKRLGVLTLGEILVEEKVEEKEAETVLVGAGSGSGASGTEKVTGGSGSGTDAEDDDDEERFTVLDPNRATLRPKLYWFNALVTVTLLTSMIMEWLPIPVLFILGAALVLTVNFPHIPDQKARLAAHADNVLNVSGMVFAAAVFTGVLQGTGMVDHMARWMVDVIPEGMGPHMALVTGLLSLPLTYFMSNDGFYFGVLPVLAEAGAAHGVSPLEMARASLVGQPLHMSSPLVPAVYVLVGMAKVEFGDHTRFVVKWAALTCLLILAAGIVFGII from the coding sequence GCCGATCGCGGCGCTCGTGCTGATCCCGGCACTGTTCTGTGTCTTCGTAGGGAAGGGCGCCCACCTCGGTGACTACGTCATCGACGGCGTCACCAGCCTCGCCCCCACCGCGGCGATGCTCATGTTCGCGATCGTCTACTTCGGTGTGATGATCGATGTCGGTCTCTTCGACCCGATCGTGCGGGGGATCCTGAAGTTCGCCAAGGCCGACCCGATGCGGATCGTGGTCGGTACGGCGATCCTCGCGGCGATCGTCTCGCTCGACGGCGACGGCTCGACCACCTTCATGATCACGGTCTCGGCGATGTACCCGCTGTACAAGCGCCTGAAGATGAGCCTGGTCGTGATGACCGGTGTGGCCGCCATGGCCAACGGCGTCATGAACACCCTGCCGTGGGGCGGCCCGACCGCCCGCGCCGCCACCGCGCTCAAGCTCGACGCCAGCGACATCTTCGTCCCGATGATCCCGGCCCTGCTCGTCGGCCTGCTGGGTGTCTTCGTCCTCTCGTACTTCCTGGGTCTGCGGGAGCGCAAGCGGCTGGGCGTGCTGACGCTGGGCGAGATCCTGGTGGAGGAGAAGGTCGAGGAGAAGGAGGCCGAGACGGTTCTCGTGGGCGCCGGTTCCGGCTCCGGCGCGTCCGGCACCGAGAAGGTCACCGGCGGCTCCGGCTCCGGCACCGACGCCGAGGATGACGACGACGAGGAGCGCTTCACGGTCCTCGACCCGAACCGCGCCACCCTGCGTCCCAAGCTCTACTGGTTCAACGCGCTGGTCACCGTCACCCTGCTCACCTCCATGATCATGGAGTGGCTGCCGATCCCGGTGCTGTTCATCCTCGGTGCCGCGCTCGTGCTCACCGTGAACTTCCCGCACATCCCCGACCAGAAGGCCCGGCTCGCCGCCCACGCCGACAACGTCCTGAACGTCTCCGGCATGGTCTTCGCCGCCGCCGTCTTCACGGGCGTCCTCCAGGGCACCGGCATGGTCGACCACATGGCCCGCTGGATGGTCGACGTCATCCCCGAGGGCATGGGCCCGCACATGGCCCTCGTCACCGGTCTGCTGAGCCTCCCGCTCACCTACTTCATGTCGAACGACGGCTTCTACTTCGGTGTCCTTCCGGTCCTCGCCGAGGCCGGCGCCGCGCACGGGGTCTCGCCGCTGGAGATGGCCCGCGCCTCCCTCGTCGGCCAGCCGCTGCACATGTCGAGCCCGCTCGTCCCGGCCGTCTACGTCCTCGTCGGCATGGCGAAGGTCGAGTTCGGCGACCACACCAGGTTCGTGGTGAAGTGGGCCGCGCTGACCTGCCTGCTCATCCTGGCGGCGGGGATCGTGTTCGGCATCATCTGA